The Bos taurus isolate L1 Dominette 01449 registration number 42190680 breed Hereford chromosome 18, ARS-UCD2.0, whole genome shotgun sequence genome has a window encoding:
- the PGLYRP1 gene encoding peptidoglycan recognition protein 1 precursor, protein MSRRYTPLAWVLLALLGLGAAQDCGSIVSRGKWGALASKCSQRLRQPVRYVVVSHTAGSVCNTPASCQRQAQNVQYYHVRERGWCDVGYNFLIGEDGLVYEGRGWNTLGAHSGPTWNPIAIGISFMGNYMHRVPPASALRAAQSLLACGAARGYLTPNYEVKGHRDVQQTLSPGDELYKIIQQWPHYRRV, encoded by the exons ATGTCTCGCCGCTACACACCGCTCGCCTGGGTCCTCCTCGCCCTCCTGGGCCTCGGGGCGGCTCAAGACTGCGGCAGCATCGTGTCCCGCGGAAAGTGGGGGGCCCTGGCATCCAAGTGCAGCCAGAGGCTAAGACAGCCTGTGCGCTACGTGGTGGTGTCGCACACGGCGGGCAGCGTCTGCAACACTCCGGCCTCGTGCCAGAGGCAGGCCCAAAACGTGCAGTACTACCACGTGCGGGAGCGGGGCTGGTGCGACGTGGGCTACAA TTTCCTGATCGGAGAAGATGGGCTCGTGTATGAGGGCCGGGGCTGGAACACCTTAGGTGCTCACTCTGGGCCCACGTGGAACCCCATAGCCATCGGCATCTCCTTCATGGGCAACTACATGC ATCGGGTGCCCCCGGCCTCTGCTCTCAGGGCGGCCCAGAGTCTGCTGGCTTGTGGCGCAGCTCGGGGATACCTGACTCCTAACTACGAGGTCAAAGGACACCGCGATGTGCAGCAGACGCTCTCTCCAGGGGACGAGCTCTATAAAATCATCCAGCAGTGGCCGCACTACCGCCGCGTGTGA